A stretch of DNA from Camarhynchus parvulus unplaced genomic scaffold, STF_HiC, whole genome shotgun sequence:
cctgAGGATCTCGGTGGTCATGACCAGGCAGGCGGCCTCGGGGCGCAGCTGCACGTCCCCCGTCAGCAGCCCCACGTCGCCGAAGGTTTCCCGAAAATCCCGAAATTTCTGGTTGGACAGGGCCTTGATGGGCGAGGTGTAGATGGACCTGGGCACGGGGCGGGGGAAATCCATAAAATCACAGGGTTTTggtgagggggggaaaaaaaacaagttttggTCGCAGTGGAATTAAAAACAGTGGAATTAACAGTggaattaaaaactaaaacctccaaaaaaaaaccGTGTAAAGTGTAAAAAACgtacagaaataaaacagtaaaaccACACATTAGCACTTGTCTGAATCGTTCCCTAAGCTGTAAAAAATTCCTCTGACAAAATTAAACTCACTAATAGAGTTCTGTGTGTTGCCCCTTATAAATAACATCgtattcaaa
This window harbors:
- the LOC115917111 gene encoding helicase SKI2W-like, which translates into the protein MDFPRPVPRSIYTSPIKALSNQKFRDFRETFGDVGLLTGDVQLRPEAACLVMTTEILRSMLYNGCDAIRDLEWVIFDEVHYVNDDEVGV